The stretch of DNA CCGGGGAGCGCGCTCGCCGAGATCACCGCCCGCGGCAGGCTCGTCGTCGGGATCGATCAGAACACCAACCTGTTCAGCTTCCGCGACCCGACCACTGGCATGCTGATGGGATTCGACGTCGACGTCGCGGGCGAGATGGCGCGGGACCTGTTCGGCGACCCCGCGAGGGTCGAGTTCCGCCTGCTCACGTCCGGCGACCGTTTCGACGCCCTCGAGAAGAAGGCCGTGGATCTCGTGGTCAAGAGCACCACGATCACGTGTGAACGGTCCGAGCGCGTCGCGTTCTCCACCGTGTACTTCCAGGCGTACCAGCGACTGCTGGTGCCGAAGGTCTCCGGTATCTCCGGCCCGGAGGATCTGGCGGGCAAGCGCGTCTGCACCGTCGCCGACACCACCTCCCTGGACACCGTTCGCCGGGTGCAGCCCGCGGCCACGATCGTGACGGTGCCCGACTGGGACGACTGCCTCGTGACGCTCCAGCAGCGGCGGGCCGACGCCGCGAGCACCGACGACTCCATCCTGGCCGGGCTCGCCGCGCAGGATCCGAACCTGGAGATCGTCGGCCCGCCGCTGCACTCGGAGCCGTACGGCATCGGGGTCAACAAGGGCAACGAGGATCTGGTGCGGTTCGTGAACGGGACGCTGGATCGGATGCGCGCAGACGGAACGTGGATGAGACTCTACGACAGCTGGCTGACGGTGCTCGGACCCGTCACCGGACCGCCGACCGCCACCTACCGGGACTGAGGTGTCACCGAACGTGAGCGACGAGACCAGGCGAACCCCGATGGACGAACCGGAATCCACCCGGGGTGTGCGATTCGATCCGTTCGCGGACGACGAGGACGAGGTCCCCTCGTCCCGCACCGTGCCGGACGCCGCTCACACCTCCGACCTGTCGATGCTCCTGACCAATCCGGTTCTCGCCGAGCACAAGCGGTACTGCGACCGGTGCAAGCGGCCCGTCGGACGGTCCACCGCCGCCCGGCCGGGCGACACGGAGGGGGTGTGCACGCACTGCGGGACGGTGTTCTCGTTCGCCCCGCAACTCGAGGCGGGCGAGTTGGTCGCGGGTCAGTACGAGGTCCTCGGGTGCCTCGCCCACGGCGGCGTCGGCTGGATCTACCTCGCGCTCGACCACAACGTCAGCGACCGCTGGGTCGTCCTCAAGGGCCTGCTGCACTCGGGTGACCCCGAGGCCCAGGAAGTGGCCCTCGCCGAGCGCCAGTTCCTCGCCGAGGTGACGCATCCGAGCATCGTCAAGATCTACAACTTCGTCGAACACCCCGGGATGGACGGCAATCCCGTCGGCTACATCGTCATGGAGTACGTCCGGGGCCGGACCCTGCGGGACGTGCTCACCGAACTGAAGGAGGAGTCGGCGCCCGACGACCCGAAGCCGAGACTGCCGGTGGAGCATGCCATCCGCTACCTCCTCGAGGTCACGCCTGCGCTCGGATACCTGCACTCGATGGGGTTGGTGTACAACGATCTCAAGCCCGAGAACATCATGATCGGCGACGACTACGACCAGCTCAAGCTCATCGACATGGGCGCGGTCGCCCGGATCGGCGATCACGGATATATCTACGGCACACAGGGTTACCAAGCCCCCGAGATCGCCACCACCGGTCCCACCGTCGCCTCCGACATCTACACCGTCGGCCGCACCCTTGCCGTGCTGACCCTCGACATGCCGACCGCCGGGGGCTGTTACGTCGACGGCCTGCCGTCTCCGGAGGCGGCGCCGCTGCTGGCGGAATACGAGTTCTACCAGCGGCTGCTGCTGCGGGCCATCCACCCCGACCCGACCAAGCGGTTCGCTTCGGCCGACGAGATGTCGACGCAACTCGAGGGTGTCCTGCGCGAGGTGCGGGCCCAGCGGACCGGAAACCCGCAGCCGGGACTGTCGCACCGCTTCAGCCCGCAGCGCACGACGTTCGGGACCGATCTCACGATCAGCCGCACCGATGTCTACGTGGACGGGCATCGCCGGGACGAGTGCATCAGCGCGATGAGCATCGTACGGGCACTGCCGATTCCGTTGGTGGACCCCGACGACCCGGCGGCCCCGCTGCTGTCCGTCGTCCACAGCAGACCGAGGGAACTCCTCGATTCACTGCACCGGGCGAAGGAGGTGGCTTCGGGCGAGGGCGAGGCGTCCACGAGCATCGAGATCCCGCTCGCCGAGGTGCGCGCGCACCTCGACCTCGGGCAGCCGCGTGATGCCGCCACCATTCTGGAATCCCTGGACCACCAACTCGAGGACACGTGGCGCGTCGACTGGCACACCGGACTGTGCGCTCTGGTGGGCGGCGACTTCGAGGCGGCGTTCACCCGCTTCGATTCCGTCCTGACGGCGCTGCCGGGCGAGGAGGCCCCGAAGCTCGCGCTCGCGGCGACGGCCGAGATGTGGTGCGAATACCGCGCCGGCGAGAACCTCGGGCGGTGGCGCGGGACCGCCGAGAAGTATTACCGGACGGTGTGGCGCACCGATCACGGCGCGGTCAGTGCGGCGTTCGGCCTGGCACGGCAACTCGAGCACCGCGACGACCGGGCGAACGCGGTGGAGGCGCTCGACGAGGTGCCGCCGACGTCCCGGCACTATGCCGAGGCGCGGTTGACGAGTGTGCTGATGCTCGTCCACGATCGGCCCCTCGCCGAGGTGAGCGAGCGGGATCTGCAGGAGGCGGCCCGCCGGGTCGAACTGCTCGCCCACGACGAGCGTCGCGCGCTCCAGACCCGGGTGCTCGTTCTCGGTGTGGCCGTGGACTGGCTGCATGCCGGCGGTGTCCCCGAGGCGACGAGGTTCCTCGGTGTTCCGTTCACCGAGCGGGGTCTGCGCGCCGGGGCGGAGGCGGCGCTCCGGGCCCTCGCCCGCAAGGCTCCCGAGCGCAGGCACCGGTATACGCTGGTGGATCTCGCGAATCTGATCCGCCCGACCACCTGGCTGTAGCGGTCAGGGCCGGCCGAATCCGACGGGCTCGCGGCCCCACCGGGCGTTCCACGCCATCACCTGCATCCGGTCGCTCAAAGCGTCGCGGCTGCGGACTGTTTCGGCGAGCTGGCCCATCAGTTCGATGATGCGGCGCCGGGCATCCTCGAGTTCCGCTGCGAGACGCTGCTCCTCCCTGGACCTCGCGGTGCGGTTTCTGCTGGCGACCATCGTGTTCATGTCTACTCCGATCGTGGCGGCGTGGCGTTTCCCATTCAGCGCATCTGACCGTCAACTCTGCGGCATCTGGTACGGGTCCAGAAGATCCAGAAGGACGGCGGTGCACGGGACCAATCTGGACCTATGACGCAGCGCACAAGTGGCTCTGACGTCGGGGACGATTCGACCGTAGGGTTCGAGTGCAAGATCCCGATCGGAGAGGTACCCATGCGCAATTCCACCGACGTACTCACGATCGCGGGCCGGGACTTCTCGTCGCGACTGGTCATGGGCACAGGGGGCGCGGCCAACCTGGCGGTTCTGGAAGAGGCGCTGATCGCGTCCGGCACCGAACTGACGACGGTCGCGATGCGCCGCGTCGATGCCGTGGGGCGAACCGGGCTGCTCGAACTGCTCGATCGACTGGGCATCGCGTTGTTGCCGAACACCGCCGGGTGCCGAGGCGCCGCGGAGGCGGTGCTGACGGCGCAGCTGGCCCGGGAGGCACTGGGCACCAACTGGATCAAGCTCGAAGTGATCGCCGACGAGCGCACTCTCCTCCCCGACGGGATCGAACTCGTTTCGGCAGCAGAACAACTCGTGGACGACGGCTTCGTCGTGCTGCCCTACACCAACGACGATCCCGTGCTCGCGCAGCGCCTTGTCGATGCCGGGTGCGCCGCCGTGATGCCACTCGGGTCGCCGATCGGGACCGGCCTCGGCATCTCCAATCCCCGCAACATCGAGATGATCGTCGAGCGCACGGACATCCCGGTCATTCTCGACGCCGGGATCGGCACCGCGAGCGATGCGGCGCTGGCGATGGAACTCGGCTGCGACGCCGTCCTGCTCGCCTCCGCGGTGACGAGGGCGTCGGACCCGCCCCTGATGGCGGCGGCGATGGCCGGAGCGGTCACGGCCGGGCGCCACGCCCGGGCCGCCGGGCGGATACCGAAACGGTTCTGGGCGCAAGCGTCGTCGCCGGTCGCGGTGTAATCGGGCGTCCGCGAACGCCGACTCGGCTAGCGTGAACCCCCATGCGGGTACACCACCTCAATTGCGGCTCGTTCTCCTCGGCGCTCATCGGGCGGTTGGTGTGCCACGTACTGGCGTGTGAAACCGACGCGGGCATCGTGCTGGTCGACTCCGGTTTCGGGCTGGCGGACGTCGCCGACCCCGCCGGTCGCGTCGGCAAGTACGCGAAGCTGACAGGTGCCCGGTTCCGCGAGTCGGAGACGGCGGTCCGCCAACTCGGGAAGCTGGGGCTGAATCCCTCGGACGTGACCCACATCGTGGCGACCCACCTCGACTTCGACCACATCGGCGGTGTGGCCGACTTCCCGAACGCCACTCTGCACACCACCGCGGCGGAAGTGGCTGCGTCGGACAAGCGTTCGTCGTTCCGGGAGAAGGTCCGGTACCGTCCCGCCCAGCTCACCCCCGCACCCACGGTGCACACCTACTCGGGGCCGGGCGAATCCGTGCTCGGCTTCTCCGACACCTACCCGATCGCCGGGGTCGGCGACCGCATCGTGCTCGTCCCGTTGCCCGGCCACACCTGGGGCCACGCGGCGGTGGCCGTCGACACCGGCGAGAAGGGCTGGCTACTGCACGCGGGCGACGCGTTCTACCACCGCAGCACGGTCGCCGCCCCCGGACAGGTGTCGCCGGGAACCGAGGGTCGCGCCCTGCGCGTGATGGAAGAGCTGATCGCGGTGGACCGTTCGAAGATCCGCGGCAATCATCGTCGGCTCCGGGAACTGAACAATCAGGTGGCCCCGCGGGTCCGGGTCTTCTCCGCCCACGATCCCACTCTGTTCGAAGAATTGGCCGGCGAACGGCGCTAGCGCTACCGGTTCACGACGGACTCAGTCGATCGCGAACCAAGACCGCACCTGAGCCTCGTGGTCGACATACCGTTCGCCGGACACGTCGACGACGACCTTGTCGATGGCGCCGCCGGTGAAGGTGAATGGTGCGGTGTAGTCCGGGGTCACCGGGGATGCGCTGTCGCGCCCGACGCAGATGCCGTCGCCGACGAGGCAGAACGCGCCTGGCTGGGTGACGATATTCCCACCTGCCACCCGCTGGTCGTCGACGTACAAGATGACGGCTCCCACGAATCCCGGCACTGCCGGGTCGGTGTTCTTGCCCTCCACTGTGAACTCGGCGGTGCAAACATGTGATCCCGAAGTGATCTCGCTTTCCGCGGCGATCTCCTGGACGTGTGTTCCGAGCCAGTTGTACACATAGTGCAGTCGCCGATTCTTCAGGTAGAGGCTGTGTCCGCCGGCCACACCACCGTGGGCGTAGAGGACGCCCTCGGCGTCGGCGGTGTCC from Rhodococcus opacus B4 encodes:
- a CDS encoding serine/threonine-protein kinase, whose translation is MDEPESTRGVRFDPFADDEDEVPSSRTVPDAAHTSDLSMLLTNPVLAEHKRYCDRCKRPVGRSTAARPGDTEGVCTHCGTVFSFAPQLEAGELVAGQYEVLGCLAHGGVGWIYLALDHNVSDRWVVLKGLLHSGDPEAQEVALAERQFLAEVTHPSIVKIYNFVEHPGMDGNPVGYIVMEYVRGRTLRDVLTELKEESAPDDPKPRLPVEHAIRYLLEVTPALGYLHSMGLVYNDLKPENIMIGDDYDQLKLIDMGAVARIGDHGYIYGTQGYQAPEIATTGPTVASDIYTVGRTLAVLTLDMPTAGGCYVDGLPSPEAAPLLAEYEFYQRLLLRAIHPDPTKRFASADEMSTQLEGVLREVRAQRTGNPQPGLSHRFSPQRTTFGTDLTISRTDVYVDGHRRDECISAMSIVRALPIPLVDPDDPAAPLLSVVHSRPRELLDSLHRAKEVASGEGEASTSIEIPLAEVRAHLDLGQPRDAATILESLDHQLEDTWRVDWHTGLCALVGGDFEAAFTRFDSVLTALPGEEAPKLALAATAEMWCEYRAGENLGRWRGTAEKYYRTVWRTDHGAVSAAFGLARQLEHRDDRANAVEALDEVPPTSRHYAEARLTSVLMLVHDRPLAEVSERDLQEAARRVELLAHDERRALQTRVLVLGVAVDWLHAGGVPEATRFLGVPFTERGLRAGAEAALRALARKAPERRHRYTLVDLANLIRPTTWL
- a CDS encoding thiazole synthase, with translation MRNSTDVLTIAGRDFSSRLVMGTGGAANLAVLEEALIASGTELTTVAMRRVDAVGRTGLLELLDRLGIALLPNTAGCRGAAEAVLTAQLAREALGTNWIKLEVIADERTLLPDGIELVSAAEQLVDDGFVVLPYTNDDPVLAQRLVDAGCAAVMPLGSPIGTGLGISNPRNIEMIVERTDIPVILDAGIGTASDAALAMELGCDAVLLASAVTRASDPPLMAAAMAGAVTAGRHARAAGRIPKRFWAQASSPVAV
- a CDS encoding MBL fold metallo-hydrolase; protein product: MRVHHLNCGSFSSALIGRLVCHVLACETDAGIVLVDSGFGLADVADPAGRVGKYAKLTGARFRESETAVRQLGKLGLNPSDVTHIVATHLDFDHIGGVADFPNATLHTTAAEVAASDKRSSFREKVRYRPAQLTPAPTVHTYSGPGESVLGFSDTYPIAGVGDRIVLVPLPGHTWGHAAVAVDTGEKGWLLHAGDAFYHRSTVAAPGQVSPGTEGRALRVMEELIAVDRSKIRGNHRRLRELNNQVAPRVRVFSAHDPTLFEELAGERR
- a CDS encoding glutamate ABC transporter substrate-binding protein — encoded protein: MTRVRRPRRRTSPRALLLSAAVAIVLAAGCAAPQPLTPIASGDYSEQPLTNGLQIHPPTGDVPGEPPAPDSCGALASLRPVTAPDVRAPGSALAEITARGRLVVGIDQNTNLFSFRDPTTGMLMGFDVDVAGEMARDLFGDPARVEFRLLTSGDRFDALEKKAVDLVVKSTTITCERSERVAFSTVYFQAYQRLLVPKVSGISGPEDLAGKRVCTVADTTSLDTVRRVQPAATIVTVPDWDDCLVTLQQRRADAASTDDSILAGLAAQDPNLEIVGPPLHSEPYGIGVNKGNEDLVRFVNGTLDRMRADGTWMRLYDSWLTVLGPVTGPPTATYRD